The following are encoded together in the Acidobacteriota bacterium genome:
- a CDS encoding cation transporter translates to MGPDPRKNQRRKARVALLIFVAGIWIIYEAILKLIHREPLDAPLWGIVIMLISAVANFIVSRMLFKVGKETDSRRNPTVSSATFPPVSVPATPAPA, encoded by the coding sequence ATGGGACCTGACCCCCGGAAAAACCAGCGCCGCAAGGCCCGCGTGGCCCTGCTGATCTTCGTGGCGGGCATCTGGATCATCTACGAGGCGATCCTCAAGCTCATCCACCGGGAACCCCTCGACGCCCCCCTGTGGGGCATCGTCATCATGCTGATCTCCGCCGTGGCCAACTTCATCGTCTCGCGGATGCTGTTCAAGGTCGGGAAGGAGACCGACTCCAGGAGGAATCCCACCGTCTCGTCAGCGACCTTTCCGCCAGTATCCGTGCCCGCTACCCCGGCACCAGCGTGA